One region of Sulfuriroseicoccus oceanibius genomic DNA includes:
- a CDS encoding DUF1573 domain-containing protein has protein sequence MSGLFNRLLSRAAWLFGYALVTGALGGPLKFDVTLREADATPEQDRVPVSFPYHNPHDIAVEIVEFRSTCGACLTAGPKQKVDPGGKSAVDALFLVGAVGGKLEKKLTVVMRDANGAFHEQDLTVRVTVPEVVQVRPKKLEWALGGEGGEQVFDVKIPGDDPIHVTAARCTRPAFAVIVDEVEKGRHYRVRVTPSKLDVPQLGLLKIETDCPIEKYKNHIVFVAVRE, from the coding sequence ATGTCTGGTTTGTTTAATCGCTTGCTGAGCAGGGCGGCTTGGTTGTTTGGATACGCGTTGGTGACGGGTGCGCTGGGCGGGCCGCTGAAGTTTGACGTGACGTTGCGGGAGGCGGATGCGACGCCCGAGCAGGATCGGGTGCCGGTGAGTTTCCCGTACCACAACCCACACGACATCGCGGTGGAGATTGTGGAGTTCCGCAGCACTTGCGGGGCGTGTCTCACTGCGGGGCCGAAGCAAAAGGTGGATCCCGGTGGCAAGAGTGCGGTGGATGCCTTGTTTCTGGTGGGGGCGGTTGGCGGCAAATTGGAAAAGAAACTAACCGTTGTGATGCGCGATGCGAACGGTGCGTTCCACGAGCAGGACTTAACGGTGAGGGTGACGGTGCCGGAAGTGGTCCAAGTGCGGCCGAAGAAGTTGGAGTGGGCGCTCGGTGGCGAGGGCGGGGAACAGGTTTTCGATGTGAAGATCCCCGGCGACGATCCGATCCACGTGACGGCGGCACGTTGTACGCGTCCTGCGTTTGCGGTGATTGTTGACGAGGTCGAGAAAGGCCGGCATTACCGCGTGCGGGTGACTCCGAGCAAATTGGATGTGCCGCAATTGGGGTTGCTCAAGATTGAAACGGACTGTCCGATCGAGAAGTATAAAAATCACATCGTATTTGTGGCGGTTCGCGAGTAG
- a CDS encoding rhodanese-like domain-containing protein, giving the protein MYRFFIQVLIVTVLIGVASLVVKAVHPDGSTLDVGITEADLRDGEILVEEALKKAEENGVLWVDLRPRAEYADEHIDGAINVSVLEGDNLSQELFNLEMSGGVELDSTSVILYCASTECDESHRVLEELRELNLPIKTHVLAGGWPEYKRVMRTLEK; this is encoded by the coding sequence ATGTATCGATTTTTTATTCAAGTGCTCATTGTCACCGTGTTGATCGGTGTGGCTTCGTTGGTGGTGAAAGCAGTGCATCCGGATGGATCCACGCTGGATGTGGGGATCACAGAGGCGGATTTGCGCGATGGCGAAATCCTTGTAGAGGAAGCTTTGAAGAAGGCGGAGGAGAATGGAGTGCTGTGGGTGGATCTGCGCCCGCGCGCGGAGTATGCCGATGAGCACATCGACGGCGCGATCAACGTGTCGGTGCTCGAGGGCGATAACTTGTCCCAAGAGCTTTTCAATCTGGAGATGAGCGGCGGCGTGGAGCTCGATTCGACCTCCGTGATTTTGTACTGTGCCTCGACCGAGTGCGACGAAAGCCACCGGGTGCTCGAGGAACTGCGCGAGCTGAATTTGCCGATCAAGACCCACGTGCTTGCCGGCGGCTGGCCTGAATACAAACGTGTCATGCGCACGCTGGAGAAGTAG
- a CDS encoding type IV pilus twitching motility protein PilT — protein MAQIDHYFRALIEVGGSDLHLSEGQPPKVRVHGAVTALEGEPVLTHDVMQALLSEICEPNAFAKYMETGDLDFAYEMDEDSRFRCNYLKQQYGLAAVFRIIPTKIATLDDLGIPEVVKSFGHLRSGLVLVTGPTGSGKSTTLAALIDYINTNMSRHIVTVEEPIEFVHRNKNSIITQREVPIQTPSFADGLRAALREDADIVLVGEMRDLETISLALTAAETGLLVFGTLHTNNARKTVDRLVDVFPSDQQSQVRTMLAASLRGVVAQLLMKRSDKPGRTAVNEVLVSTPAVSAIIREGATQKLTDVITGGKQHGMQFMDEAIWDRLRQGMVTPLEAYMKSIDKTRFKKFLPQEQQELGNATGGAPDED, from the coding sequence ATGGCTCAAATTGACCATTACTTCCGCGCACTCATCGAAGTCGGCGGATCCGACCTCCACCTATCCGAAGGACAGCCACCCAAGGTGCGTGTCCACGGCGCTGTAACCGCCCTTGAAGGCGAGCCCGTGCTCACCCACGACGTGATGCAGGCCCTCCTTTCGGAAATCTGCGAACCCAACGCCTTCGCCAAGTACATGGAGACAGGCGACTTGGACTTCGCCTACGAAATGGACGAAGACTCGCGTTTCCGCTGCAACTACCTGAAGCAGCAATACGGACTCGCCGCCGTCTTCCGTATCATCCCTACCAAGATCGCCACGCTCGACGACCTGGGCATCCCGGAGGTCGTCAAATCCTTCGGCCACCTGCGCAGCGGCCTCGTGCTCGTTACCGGCCCGACCGGCTCGGGTAAGTCCACCACGCTCGCCGCGCTGATCGACTACATCAACACCAACATGTCACGCCATATCGTGACCGTTGAGGAACCGATCGAATTCGTCCACCGCAACAAAAACAGCATCATCACCCAGCGGGAAGTCCCAATTCAGACTCCGTCGTTCGCCGATGGCCTGCGCGCCGCGCTGCGTGAGGATGCCGACATCGTGCTCGTCGGTGAGATGCGTGACTTGGAAACCATCTCGCTGGCCCTCACCGCCGCGGAAACCGGTCTGTTGGTCTTTGGTACGCTCCACACCAACAACGCCCGTAAGACCGTCGACCGATTGGTCGACGTCTTCCCATCCGACCAGCAAAGCCAGGTGCGCACCATGCTCGCGGCATCGCTGCGTGGCGTCGTCGCCCAGTTGCTCATGAAGCGCAGCGACAAGCCAGGCCGGACCGCGGTCAACGAGGTGCTCGTCAGCACGCCGGCGGTGAGCGCGATCATTCGTGAAGGTGCCACCCAGAAGCTTACCGACGTCATCACCGGCGGTAAGCAGCACGGCATGCAGTTCATGGACGAAGCAATTTGGGATCGCCTGCGCCAAGGCATGGTCACTCCGCTCGAGGCCTACATGAAGTCCATCGACAAGACCCGCTTCAAGAAGTTCCTGCCACAAGAGCAACAGGAACTCGGCAACGCCACCGGCGGAGCTCCGGACGAGGACTAA
- a CDS encoding type IV pilus twitching motility protein PilT yields MDNTTEDTVPVLSSVDEYLHIGKEYECSDIHLATAAPPTWRRFGVLQPIWENAAPLTAEDAERLADRFLTPEQKERLDKVGDVDFAYSNEEGRYRASVVRQRLGLDMTFRIINTNIRSVDDLQLPHAVKPLTQYQNGLVLVTGAVGSGKSTTLAALVDYINEDREDHIITLEDPIEAVFESKGCHINQREVHTHTESFAKALRGALREDPDVIMVGEMRDLETISLAITAAETGHLVLGTLHTGSAARTLDRVLDVFPIDQREQIRIMVSESLRGVISQQLVPRADGTGRELALELLVNTPAAANCIREGKTFMLPGVMQTGKNVGMITMDDSLRKLYDKGLITQEEALSRCEDKTSMQQYFQV; encoded by the coding sequence ATGGATAACACCACAGAAGATACCGTACCCGTCCTGTCTTCCGTCGACGAGTACCTCCACATCGGCAAGGAGTACGAATGCTCCGACATCCACCTGGCAACTGCAGCCCCGCCAACCTGGCGCCGCTTCGGCGTGCTCCAGCCCATTTGGGAAAACGCGGCTCCACTCACAGCCGAGGACGCGGAACGTCTCGCCGACCGCTTCCTGACCCCAGAACAGAAGGAACGCTTGGACAAAGTCGGCGACGTCGACTTTGCCTACTCCAACGAGGAAGGCCGTTACCGTGCCTCCGTCGTACGCCAGCGTCTTGGGCTGGACATGACCTTCCGTATCATCAACACGAACATCCGCAGTGTCGATGATCTTCAACTCCCTCATGCCGTCAAACCGTTGACGCAGTATCAGAACGGACTGGTTCTCGTTACCGGCGCCGTCGGCTCTGGTAAATCGACCACGCTCGCCGCGCTCGTCGACTACATCAACGAGGACCGCGAAGACCACATCATCACCCTCGAAGATCCAATCGAAGCTGTCTTCGAGTCCAAGGGCTGCCACATTAACCAACGCGAAGTCCACACCCACACAGAGTCGTTCGCCAAGGCGCTCCGTGGCGCCCTGCGTGAAGATCCGGACGTCATCATGGTGGGGGAAATGCGCGACCTTGAGACCATCTCACTCGCCATCACCGCTGCGGAGACCGGCCACTTGGTGCTTGGAACTCTCCACACCGGTAGTGCTGCCCGAACCCTCGACCGTGTGCTCGATGTGTTCCCTATCGACCAGCGCGAGCAGATCCGCATCATGGTCAGTGAATCGTTGCGTGGCGTGATCTCCCAGCAGCTCGTCCCACGGGCCGACGGTACAGGCCGCGAGCTCGCGCTTGAGCTGCTCGTCAACACGCCGGCCGCCGCCAACTGTATTCGGGAAGGCAAGACGTTCATGCTTCCGGGCGTGATGCAAACCGGTAAGAACGTCGGCATGATCACGATGGACGATTCCCTCCGCAAACTCTACGACAAGGGCTTGATCACCCAGGAAGAAGCCCTCTCCCGCTGCGAGGACAAAACCTCGATGCAGCAGTACTTCCAAGTTTGA
- a CDS encoding phage holin family protein: MNSDSQPLPPDSSDPPMHHDEPPSQPRPAADAPTGSAKDPGYFEGLKQDAEDLKQAAARYASARAQLLGIEAKEAASEIGGAAARLAAAAFFGVIFYLLIIAGLIGLAEHYRPDSWPIATLIIAAAHLILALLLFFSGKRNLSNPDRFSESLKQFEHDREWLNQTSKKH, encoded by the coding sequence ATGAACTCCGACTCACAGCCTCTCCCACCCGATTCCAGCGACCCGCCAATGCATCATGACGAGCCACCGTCCCAGCCACGGCCAGCAGCAGACGCCCCAACCGGCAGCGCAAAAGACCCCGGCTACTTTGAAGGTCTCAAACAAGATGCCGAGGATCTCAAGCAAGCAGCTGCACGCTATGCGTCCGCCCGGGCACAATTGCTGGGTATCGAGGCGAAGGAGGCAGCATCAGAGATTGGTGGAGCGGCCGCTAGATTGGCAGCCGCAGCGTTTTTCGGAGTCATCTTCTATCTACTCATCATCGCAGGGCTGATCGGTCTTGCAGAACATTACCGTCCTGACAGCTGGCCGATCGCCACGTTGATCATCGCCGCAGCTCATCTCATTCTAGCGCTTTTGCTATTTTTCTCAGGCAAGCGCAATCTGAGCAACCCGGACCGCTTCAGCGAATCTCTCAAACAATTCGAACACGACCGCGAATGGCTGAACCAAACATCGAAGAAGCACTAG
- a CDS encoding DUF883 family protein, whose translation MNESTAPNTGDHLKESGSHLKESKAHAVQAAEELRAAASEKAQQLKSAATSKADHLRESASSTGNRLRTAAVDRKDRISHLTEEKIAVTKERAKQYHETGEQYVRDNPTKAICTALGVGFVVGLLFRR comes from the coding sequence ATGAACGAATCCACAGCACCTAATACCGGCGACCACCTCAAAGAGAGCGGCAGCCATCTCAAGGAGTCCAAAGCACACGCTGTCCAAGCTGCTGAAGAATTGCGCGCTGCAGCATCGGAAAAAGCCCAACAGCTCAAGTCCGCAGCCACCTCCAAGGCAGACCACCTGCGTGAGTCGGCATCGTCCACAGGCAACCGCCTGCGCACCGCTGCAGTCGATCGCAAGGACCGTATTTCCCACCTCACCGAAGAGAAAATCGCCGTCACCAAAGAGCGCGCAAAACAGTATCACGAGACCGGTGAGCAATACGTACGCGATAACCCGACCAAAGCCATCTGCACCGCCCTCGGTGTAGGGTTCGTCGTCGGTCTGCTTTTCCGTCGCTAA
- a CDS encoding prephenate dehydrogenase has protein sequence MKCAVKSVAVIGPGVLGGSLALALSDAGLEELRLWGRREAALDGAIGAGFSGRVTTDFEEAVRGVQLVVLAVPVGVMPDLARRIANLPESERPLWVTDVGSVKGSLAGELPAVLDPAGVSFVGAHPMCGSEQSGIGAADRNLFRGARCFVCPGETTSDSALEVVRSFWSEVGCEVHSIDAAEHDAVVAKISHLPHVLAAVAAIGALREDTEMGRFAGNGLRDTSRVASGGVAMWTEILLENQQAVAEALKEAGKTLEAFEQAVAQADAARLTALLAEAKALRDDLATL, from the coding sequence ATGAAGTGTGCAGTGAAATCAGTCGCGGTTATTGGCCCTGGTGTGTTGGGTGGTTCGCTGGCATTGGCATTGAGTGATGCCGGGCTGGAGGAGTTGCGTTTGTGGGGGCGGCGTGAGGCTGCGTTGGATGGAGCGATTGGTGCTGGTTTTTCGGGGCGTGTGACGACGGATTTTGAGGAGGCTGTGCGTGGTGTGCAGTTGGTGGTGCTGGCGGTGCCGGTGGGCGTGATGCCCGATTTGGCGCGGCGTATCGCCAATTTGCCCGAAAGTGAGCGACCTCTGTGGGTGACTGACGTGGGGAGTGTGAAGGGCTCGCTGGCAGGGGAATTGCCGGCTGTGCTGGATCCAGCGGGAGTTTCGTTTGTCGGGGCTCATCCGATGTGTGGTTCTGAGCAGTCGGGGATCGGGGCGGCGGACCGGAACTTGTTCCGCGGGGCACGTTGTTTCGTTTGTCCGGGCGAGACGACGTCCGACTCCGCTCTTGAGGTGGTGCGGAGCTTTTGGTCCGAGGTCGGTTGTGAGGTTCACAGTATCGATGCGGCCGAGCACGATGCTGTGGTGGCGAAAATCAGTCACTTGCCGCATGTGTTGGCTGCAGTAGCTGCGATTGGTGCGCTCCGCGAGGATACGGAGATGGGGCGCTTCGCGGGTAATGGCTTGCGTGACACCAGTCGGGTGGCCAGCGGGGGCGTGGCGATGTGGACGGAGATTTTATTGGAGAATCAACAAGCGGTGGCCGAGGCCCTTAAGGAGGCTGGCAAAACGCTTGAAGCTTTCGAGCAGGCCGTTGCGCAAGCGGATGCCGCGCGATTGACCGCGTTGTTGGCAGAGGCCAAGGCTTTGCGCGATGACTTGGCTACATTGTGA
- the aroA gene encoding 3-phosphoshikimate 1-carboxyvinyltransferase yields the protein MKNLTIHQADPVQGEISVPGDKSISHRSAIFAGLANGTSHIEGFLASDDCLCTARAMEGIGATVTPAEGEDPQRPTKLTITGVGMNLQAPQSEIDCGNSGTAMRLLAGVLAAQPFESTLVGDASLSGRPMGRIITPIQLMGAEAEGVGERQTAPLTIRGNEVHSVHYTLPMASAQVKSCVLLAGMFCEGRTSIHQPAETRDHTERMFVHFGVPVETDGKGLVAIEGPVKLDARDITVPGDISSAAFWLVAAATRPGAKLIVRGVGLNPTRTGILDVLKRMGADIKITVTSGPDDGEPMGDIEVTGKKLQGVVMEGDEIANIIDEIPVLAVAGALSNGVTEIRDAAELRVKETDRISAVVKNLKAMGADVTERDSGMVIRGGALLHGAELECFHDHRIAMAFAVAGMTAKGETVIKDVACIDTSYPGFDSVLGNALAGEPLG from the coding sequence ATGAAGAATTTGACCATCCATCAGGCCGATCCGGTGCAGGGTGAAATCTCGGTGCCTGGAGATAAAAGCATCTCCCACCGATCCGCGATTTTTGCCGGTTTGGCGAATGGGACATCCCATATCGAGGGGTTCCTCGCCAGTGACGATTGTTTGTGTACCGCTCGTGCCATGGAAGGTATTGGCGCCACGGTGACTCCTGCCGAGGGCGAGGACCCACAGCGGCCGACCAAGCTTACGATCACAGGTGTTGGGATGAACCTGCAGGCCCCACAGTCTGAGATTGACTGTGGTAACTCGGGTACCGCCATGCGCCTGCTCGCAGGTGTGCTCGCCGCCCAGCCATTTGAGTCGACTCTCGTGGGCGATGCTTCTTTAAGCGGTCGTCCGATGGGGCGCATCATCACGCCGATCCAGTTGATGGGTGCCGAGGCGGAAGGTGTGGGCGAGCGCCAGACTGCGCCGCTTACCATCCGTGGCAATGAAGTGCACTCCGTGCATTACACATTGCCAATGGCCAGCGCCCAGGTGAAGAGCTGCGTGTTGCTTGCCGGTATGTTCTGTGAGGGGCGCACCAGTATTCATCAGCCGGCGGAAACCCGCGACCATACCGAGCGTATGTTTGTCCATTTCGGGGTGCCGGTGGAGACCGATGGCAAAGGGTTGGTCGCTATTGAGGGCCCGGTGAAGCTGGATGCCCGCGACATCACCGTGCCGGGCGATATCTCCAGCGCCGCATTCTGGTTGGTGGCTGCTGCTACCCGTCCTGGTGCCAAACTGATCGTGCGGGGTGTGGGCTTGAATCCAACCCGCACAGGTATCCTCGACGTGCTCAAACGCATGGGGGCGGATATCAAAATTACCGTGACCAGCGGGCCGGACGATGGTGAGCCAATGGGCGACATCGAAGTGACCGGTAAGAAGTTGCAGGGCGTGGTGATGGAAGGCGATGAAATTGCCAACATTATCGACGAAATCCCAGTGCTGGCAGTGGCTGGCGCGCTTTCCAATGGTGTCACCGAAATTCGCGACGCCGCCGAGTTGCGCGTCAAGGAAACCGACCGCATTAGCGCCGTGGTGAAAAACCTCAAGGCCATGGGAGCTGACGTTACCGAGCGTGACAGTGGTATGGTCATCCGAGGTGGGGCGTTGTTGCACGGAGCCGAGCTTGAATGCTTCCATGACCACCGTATCGCGATGGCATTCGCCGTGGCCGGGATGACCGCCAAAGGTGAAACCGTGATCAAGGATGTGGCGTGTATCGATACGTCGTATCCGGGCTTCGATAGCGTATTGGGCAATGCGCTGGCGGGAGAACCCCTCGGCTAG
- the cmk gene encoding (d)CMP kinase → MNRVISIDGPAASGKSSVAKALAKILGWSFVNSGEFYRATTWAMLDAGVDVDNEVAVAEAAGSLELSAEMVDGISQVTIEGKPVASELMSSPEVNGAVSKVARVPAVRELVVERLRALADAYEVTMEGRDIGSVVFPETPYKFYVDASEEVRQQRRAAQGLTDQIAQRDRADSQRKSAPLTIPQGAVIIDSSEMTIDEVVTEIGDNLENGDFDFGGPRP, encoded by the coding sequence ATGAACCGAGTGATTTCTATCGATGGTCCGGCGGCGTCGGGCAAGAGCAGCGTCGCCAAGGCGCTGGCGAAGATTTTGGGTTGGTCGTTTGTGAACTCTGGTGAGTTTTATCGCGCGACGACTTGGGCAATGTTGGATGCCGGCGTGGACGTCGATAATGAAGTAGCTGTGGCAGAGGCAGCAGGCTCGCTGGAGCTCTCCGCAGAGATGGTCGACGGGATTTCCCAAGTGACTATCGAGGGTAAGCCGGTGGCATCGGAGTTGATGTCTTCGCCCGAGGTGAATGGTGCGGTTTCCAAAGTAGCGCGGGTCCCTGCGGTGCGGGAGCTGGTAGTCGAGCGCCTGCGTGCGTTGGCTGATGCTTACGAAGTGACGATGGAAGGTCGCGATATCGGGTCGGTCGTGTTTCCTGAGACTCCCTATAAATTCTATGTCGACGCTTCCGAGGAAGTCCGGCAGCAGCGTCGTGCTGCCCAGGGGCTGACCGACCAGATCGCCCAGCGTGATCGCGCGGACTCCCAGCGCAAGAGTGCGCCGCTGACCATCCCTCAGGGCGCCGTGATTATCGATAGCTCGGAGATGACCATCGATGAGGTGGTCACTGAGATCGGCGATAATTTGGAGAACGGAGACTTTGACTTTGGAGGGCCCCGTCCATGA
- a CDS encoding lysophospholipid acyltransferase family protein, with the protein MIYRFFRFLCWVVLKVGFKHKVVNRENLIEDGPALIASNHVSFLDPPAVGVSFHNHINYLARKTLFKGFFAWLLPRLYSIPVDRDGSDMSSLKKIISLLKGGERVLLFPEGTRSDDGEVKSAEPGVGLVIAKSGAPVLPVRVFGAYEALSRHHEKVKFVPITVVVGEPVDFSEIEAQGLKGKALYKAYADKTMEAIAALELPEPR; encoded by the coding sequence ATGATCTACCGCTTTTTCCGCTTCCTCTGCTGGGTTGTCTTGAAGGTCGGCTTCAAGCATAAGGTCGTGAACCGCGAAAATCTGATCGAAGATGGACCGGCGCTGATTGCTTCTAACCACGTCAGCTTTCTCGACCCACCGGCGGTGGGTGTGAGTTTTCACAACCATATCAACTACCTGGCGCGCAAGACGCTCTTCAAGGGGTTCTTCGCCTGGTTGTTGCCGCGTCTGTATTCGATCCCGGTCGATCGTGACGGATCGGATATGAGCAGCTTGAAGAAGATCATTAGTCTGCTCAAAGGTGGCGAGCGTGTGTTGTTGTTCCCAGAGGGGACTCGATCCGACGACGGCGAGGTCAAGTCTGCCGAACCTGGGGTGGGGCTGGTGATTGCCAAGAGTGGAGCCCCCGTGCTTCCTGTTCGCGTTTTCGGTGCGTACGAGGCGCTGTCCCGTCATCACGAGAAGGTGAAGTTCGTGCCGATTACCGTTGTCGTTGGTGAGCCCGTGGATTTCTCCGAGATCGAGGCCCAGGGGCTCAAAGGTAAAGCACTTTATAAAGCGTACGCCGATAAGACGATGGAGGCCATTGCGGCACTTGAGTTGCCAGAACCGCGCTAG